In Eupeodes corollae chromosome 3, idEupCoro1.1, whole genome shotgun sequence, a single genomic region encodes these proteins:
- the LOC129952881 gene encoding MKRN2 opposite strand protein produces the protein MLSSEKTTTVSTKTPVAPTTGTKMAKRMTVTSDPGILCFHHCSVKVFCFNLPNVCPNCNCEMDRTMPKFMPFRLPYPFIRASQYPCGIVLRPTTGDFLNDYNNSMDLHIGVTTSHGSIVEFDRNGLQRRSDNNAWWQCLLVGDVPDPWHDLWDNVLMQICKQPHWTIDHYNEETYNCYTFVLKFLEALGYAGLSEAAQSKTVFCEKYIVPRTTTAGKYISLYRKLMEGGLYMHHHVKDGSGNSGTLNGKSIERHQKLFTITE, from the exons ATGTTATCttcagaaaaaacaacaaccgtATCAACTAAGACACCAGTAGCACCAACAACAGGAACAAAGATGGCGAAGAGAATGACGGTTACATCAGATCCGGGTATCCTGTGCTTCCATCATTGTTCGGTGAAAGTTTTCTGTTTCAATTTGCCAAATGTTTGTCCAAATTGCAATTGTGAGATGGACAGGACAATGCCAAAGTTTATGCCATTTCGACTGCCGTATCCTTTCATTAGAGCATCACAATACCCTTGTGGCATAGTCCTTCGACCAACAAcgggtgattttttaaa CGACTACAATAACTCCATGGACCTGCACATAGGTGTAACCACATCACACGGGAGCATTGTTGAATTCGACCGAAACGGTCTTCAGCGTAGATCCGACAACAATGCATGGTGGCAATGCCTGCTCGTCGGAGACGTCCCTGATCCTTGGCACGACCTCTGGGATAACGTTCTTATGCAG ATTTGTAAACAACCCCATTGGACCATTGACCACTATAACGAGGAGACATACAATTGTTATACGTTCGTATTGAAGTTCCTCGAGGCACTCGGCTATGCGGGACTTAGTGAGGCAGCCCAAAGCAAGACTGTGTTTTGTGAAAAGTATATTGTTCCTAGGACCACAACGGCTGGCAAATACATATCCTTGTACCGGAAGTTGATGGAGGGTGGCCTCTATATGCATCATCACGTTAAGGACGGAAGTGGTAATAGTGGAACTTTGAATGGCAAAAGCATCGAACGACATCAAAAGTTGTTTACCATTACCGAGTAG
- the LOC129951395 gene encoding endonuclease G, mitochondrial-like has protein sequence MSSENLVHAVAGAALVAGCSSFILGQRAQNAEICKNLENLIQTDAYAFYLKEKLYEVFKTCPSNDSSEPRVIKILKYGFPGLDNIRVFSDHILSYDRRNRVAHWVLEHITDPCISNQFGVNRKIAVFRSDIAIPTMFRSTNQDYYRSGFDRGHLAAAANHKLNQQHMNDTFVLSNIAPQVGVGFNRDSWNDLEMYTRNLLNSYPEIYICTGSMNEPKVKNSNLCVEYDCIGSSVVAVPTHFFKIILCLTKDGKFVLESYAMPNEYISNDIDLKTFRRPPEAIEKITGLQFFDKIKRNQYVSINGSQVRNDDDDDGNQEEAPDP, from the exons atgtcttctgaaAATTTAGTACATGCAGTTGCTGGGGCAGCATTAGTCGCTGGATGTAGCTCATTTATTCTTGGGCAGCGTGCTCAAAATGCCGAAATTTGTAAGAACTTGGAAAATCTGATTCAAACGGATGCttatgctttttatttaaaggagAAGCTTTACGAGGTG TTCAAGACTTGCCCTTCAAATGATTCATCAGAGCCACGAGTGATAAAAATCCTGAAATATGGTTTCCCAGGATTGGATAACATTCGAGTTTTTTCGGATCATATCCTATCGTACGACCGTCGAAATAGAGTAGCACACTGGGTCCTGGAACATATCACAGACCCATGTATTAGCAACCAATTTGGTGTCAATAGAAAAATTGCTGTTTTTCGTTCCGACATAGCAATTCCGACAATGTTCCGATCGACGAATCAAGACTATTACCGTTCGGGCTTTGATCGAGGTCATTTGGCAGCAGCGGCTAACCACAAATTAAATCAACAGCATATGAACGATACGTTCGTGTTGTCCAACATTGCACCCCAAGTTGGTGTTGGCTTCAACAGAGATTCCTGGAACGATCTGGAAATGTACACCAGAAATCTTCTCAACTCCTATCCTGAGATTTATATCTGCACTGGGTCCATGAACGAGCCTAAAGTTAAGAATTCAAATTTATGTGTAGAATATGATTGTATTGGAAGCAGCGTTGTGGCTGTTCCAAcgcatttctttaaaatcatcCTCTGTTTAACGAAGGATGGGAAATTCGTCCTTGAATCGTATGCCATGCCCAATGAGTACATAAGCAACGACATTGATCTAAAAACATTCCGACGGccaccagaagccatagaaaaAATAACTGGCCttcaatttttcgataaaatcaaaagaaatcaaTATGTGTCGATAAATGGAAGTCAAGTTCgtaacgacgacgatgacgacggaaATCAAGAAGAAGCTCCTGATCCATAA